Proteins from one Paenibacillus amylolyticus genomic window:
- a CDS encoding amidase domain-containing protein: MPKGDTGLEREWKSALYTYVNQYNRCEIDYRPQTSERIVTDPDFVVERGERMARLDEWYRKRRAVPLRSETSAKLVRTLMDGQEEAVVDVQLYSRLFYEKSGITHREDRIERERLTFLRQSGVWSIGRVEREVPERRPAGEGRPFQQADFVQAMNRPLLNREVLGQGRSSRQQLYRRDLAVAYADRWWNAGNPAFEEFDVDCTNYVSQCLFAGGAPIHYTGRREAGWWYKGYVGGSEMWSYSWAVSNSLERYLSGSSWGLTAIEVERPEQLMLGDVILYDWDGDGRFQHSTVVTAFDAGGMPLVNAHTVSSRHRFWDYRDSYAWTERTVYRLFHIADEF; this comes from the coding sequence ATGCCAAAGGGGGACACAGGCTTGGAACGGGAATGGAAGAGTGCCTTGTATACTTACGTGAACCAGTACAATCGCTGTGAGATCGACTATCGTCCACAGACCAGCGAGCGGATCGTTACCGATCCTGACTTCGTGGTGGAACGGGGAGAGCGTATGGCAAGGCTGGACGAATGGTATCGTAAGCGGCGCGCCGTGCCTCTTCGCAGTGAGACCAGCGCCAAGCTTGTGCGCACGCTTATGGATGGGCAGGAAGAAGCGGTGGTGGATGTACAATTGTACAGCAGACTGTTCTACGAGAAGAGCGGGATTACCCACCGGGAGGACCGGATTGAGCGGGAGCGGTTAACCTTTCTGCGGCAGAGTGGTGTATGGAGCATTGGACGGGTCGAGCGAGAAGTGCCGGAGCGTCGCCCTGCTGGGGAAGGGCGTCCGTTTCAACAAGCTGATTTTGTACAGGCGATGAATCGGCCGTTGCTGAATCGGGAAGTGCTCGGTCAAGGAAGAAGCTCTCGGCAACAGTTATATCGCAGAGATCTGGCGGTTGCCTATGCAGATCGATGGTGGAATGCGGGGAATCCGGCATTTGAGGAATTTGATGTGGATTGCACCAATTACGTGTCCCAATGTCTCTTTGCAGGGGGCGCACCCATCCACTATACTGGTAGAAGAGAAGCTGGCTGGTGGTATAAAGGGTATGTGGGTGGCTCGGAAATGTGGAGTTACAGCTGGGCAGTCTCCAATAGTCTGGAGCGTTATTTGTCAGGCAGCAGCTGGGGTCTGACTGCGATAGAAGTGGAACGTCCTGAGCAATTGATGCTCGGTGATGTTATTCTCTATGATTGGGATGGAGATGGACGGTTCCAGCACAGCACCGTTGTAACGGCGTTTGATGCGGGGGGAATGCCGCTGGTTAACGCACATACGGTTAGCAGCCGTCACCGATTTTGGGATTACCGGGATTCTTACGCTTGGACGGAGCGGACGGTATACCGGCTTTTTCATATTGCAGATGAGTTTTGA
- a CDS encoding VanZ family protein → MEQNNQKKSKHYILWIAVFVIYVYVLTKLILFKGSPIDFGIVKVRLMAFLQQPGLIHTRTVNLTPFQEISRDWNSLSLHRPGTAIHLVGNVIAFIPLGIFIPVLTGKRDTEEV, encoded by the coding sequence ATGGAGCAGAACAACCAGAAGAAAAGCAAACATTACATCCTTTGGATTGCCGTGTTCGTGATCTATGTATATGTGCTGACAAAGCTGATCCTGTTCAAAGGAAGTCCGATCGACTTTGGCATCGTGAAGGTTCGACTTATGGCATTCTTGCAACAACCGGGTTTGATCCATACAAGAACCGTTAACCTAACGCCATTTCAGGAAATCTCACGAGACTGGAACAGCCTGTCATTACATCGCCCGGGCACCGCAATCCATCTGGTAGGCAATGTAATAGCTTTTATCCCGCTCGGCATCTTTATCCCTGTGTTGACGGGCAAACGTGACACCGAAGAAGTATAA
- a CDS encoding M15 family metallopeptidase: MKKWVFLICIVVIGYIVTQSPGWLQQKDDVPIEIQNTREKPAGYKVSVTGNIQDQVHKGNLLLVNKQYPVHEEGVRSDIVYVADEDDLLRGYGIMDRNIMLSRLVAQEFGRMVEAAGKEGVRYFLVSSGYRDFAKQDELYQEKGGDYALPAGHSEHNLGLSLDVGSTLAAMNEAPEGAWLEKNAWKYGFVLRYPKDKVHITGIQYEPWHFRYVGLPHSAVMYRNNLVLEEYLDMLKEKEDINVEVEGEVYHIRYYRATQDTTIYIPEQGQTEISGDNMEGVIVTVKK; this comes from the coding sequence ATGAAGAAGTGGGTTTTTTTAATATGTATCGTTGTGATCGGATATATTGTTACACAATCACCAGGGTGGCTTCAGCAGAAGGATGATGTACCCATCGAGATTCAGAATACGCGTGAAAAACCCGCAGGTTACAAGGTATCTGTTACGGGAAATATTCAGGATCAGGTACATAAGGGCAACCTGTTACTGGTTAATAAGCAATACCCCGTTCACGAGGAGGGGGTTAGATCCGATATTGTATATGTGGCGGATGAGGATGATCTGCTTCGTGGATATGGAATAATGGATCGGAATATCATGTTATCCCGACTGGTGGCACAGGAGTTTGGGAGGATGGTTGAAGCAGCAGGGAAAGAGGGCGTCCGATATTTCCTTGTCAGCAGCGGGTACAGGGACTTTGCGAAGCAGGACGAGCTGTATCAGGAAAAAGGTGGCGACTACGCACTGCCTGCCGGTCACAGTGAGCACAATCTCGGGTTATCCCTGGATGTTGGTTCCACATTGGCTGCCATGAATGAAGCACCAGAAGGAGCCTGGCTGGAGAAGAATGCATGGAAATACGGATTTGTTCTGCGTTATCCGAAGGATAAGGTCCACATCACGGGTATACAGTATGAACCATGGCACTTTCGATATGTAGGGCTGCCGCATAGTGCTGTCATGTATAGGAATAATCTGGTGCTGGAAGAGTATCTGGATATGCTAAAAGAGAAAGAGGACATCAATGTGGAGGTAGAGGGTGAGGTGTATCATATCCGCTACTATAGGGCCACCCAGGATACGACCATTTACATACCTGAGCAAGGACAAACTGAAATATCAGGTGATAACATGGAGGGTGTCATCGTCACCGTAAAGAAATAA
- a CDS encoding response regulator transcription factor: MKRITILIADDEVEIADLVALHLQKEGYHTIKAFDGKAAVQAVQNQAIDLAILDIMMPGMDGYEVTRKIREQHHMPIIFLSAKTSDMDKITGLVMGADDYMTKPFNPMELVARVNSQLRRSLQFSQSVPVQRPILEKGGLIITPEQHSVTLYGKSVELTPKEFDILYLLASHPKQVFSAESIFEQVWGEAYYESGNTVMVHIRTLRKKLGEDVNKNKFIKTIWGVGYTFND; encoded by the coding sequence ATGAAGCGAATTACAATTCTGATCGCAGACGATGAAGTTGAGATCGCTGATCTGGTAGCTTTACATTTACAAAAAGAGGGATACCACACCATTAAAGCCTTCGACGGAAAGGCGGCGGTTCAAGCTGTTCAGAATCAAGCCATAGATTTGGCGATCCTGGATATCATGATGCCTGGCATGGACGGTTACGAAGTAACCCGCAAAATTCGGGAACAACACCATATGCCAATCATTTTCCTGAGTGCCAAGACGTCAGATATGGACAAAATCACAGGGCTTGTGATGGGCGCGGACGATTATATGACCAAACCGTTCAATCCAATGGAGCTTGTTGCCCGGGTCAACTCTCAGCTGCGTCGTTCCCTGCAATTCAGCCAGTCTGTGCCTGTTCAAAGGCCCATTCTGGAGAAAGGCGGGCTCATCATCACGCCAGAACAACACAGCGTTACACTCTACGGCAAATCAGTAGAACTAACACCGAAGGAGTTCGATATTCTGTATTTGCTCGCGAGCCATCCCAAGCAGGTGTTCAGTGCAGAAAGTATTTTTGAACAGGTATGGGGAGAAGCCTATTACGAGAGCGGGAATACCGTGATGGTCCATATTCGTACCCTGCGCAAAAAGCTGGGAGAAGATGTAAACAAGAACAAGTTTATCAAAACCATCTGGGGCGTGGGGTACACGTTCAATGACTAA
- a CDS encoding YafY family protein: MKLERLLAIVVLLINRGRLQAKDLADMFEVSIRTIYRDIDTLGQAGIPVVTYQGASGGIGLAEGYRLDRNLLTDKDLVSIVTALRSISTSHTNTARELLVEKLSSIVPEAKNEDFQASTHRFIVDHSTWTHPEALQQKLKVIDQGIDQLQCIHFAYCSAEGAQTYRTVEPHTLVLKRHAWYLYAFCHERVEFRMFKLVRMKEVSLAAEHFERKSINLQDRPWQQEWSRPDNQIGITLRFHARMRHLAEEWFGIENVLPDGDGYYISQVAFPEDNWLYGFILGFGADVEVLEPLHIRDNVCRIAEQIVQNYKTSAQT, from the coding sequence ATGAAACTCGAGCGTTTGTTAGCCATCGTTGTACTGCTTATCAACCGGGGGCGATTACAGGCAAAAGACCTGGCCGATATGTTTGAAGTTTCCATCCGTACGATCTATCGGGATATCGACACATTGGGACAAGCCGGAATTCCGGTCGTGACCTATCAGGGAGCAAGCGGAGGCATCGGGCTAGCCGAGGGGTATCGTCTGGATCGCAATCTGTTAACCGACAAGGATCTTGTTTCCATCGTCACCGCCCTGCGCAGCATATCCACCTCACATACAAATACTGCACGTGAACTGCTCGTGGAGAAGCTAAGCAGTATCGTTCCAGAAGCCAAAAATGAAGATTTTCAGGCCAGCACGCACCGATTCATCGTGGATCATTCCACGTGGACGCACCCTGAGGCGCTGCAACAGAAATTAAAAGTCATTGATCAGGGAATCGATCAGCTTCAATGCATTCATTTCGCCTATTGCAGCGCCGAAGGTGCACAGACCTATCGCACGGTTGAACCCCACACGCTTGTGCTGAAGAGGCACGCGTGGTATCTGTATGCTTTTTGCCATGAACGAGTTGAATTCCGCATGTTCAAGCTGGTTCGTATGAAAGAGGTCTCTCTTGCTGCAGAACACTTTGAACGAAAATCCATCAACCTTCAAGACCGGCCGTGGCAGCAGGAATGGAGCCGACCAGACAACCAGATTGGGATTACCCTGAGATTCCATGCCCGTATGCGTCATCTTGCGGAGGAATGGTTCGGTATTGAGAATGTATTGCCTGACGGGGACGGCTATTATATCAGCCAGGTCGCTTTTCCAGAAGATAACTGGCTGTACGGCTTCATCTTGGGCTTCGGGGCGGATGTTGAGGTGCTGGAACCCTTGCATATTCGGGATAATGTGTGTCGCATAGCCGAACAAATTGTTCAGAATTATAAAACCTCCGCTCAAACCTGA
- a CDS encoding zinc ribbon domain-containing protein has product MNVTVCQSCGMPLTTPAQFGTEADGGTTREYCIYCYKDGKFAQPGITLEGMTEMCTTILKEEGMDEESARSMLRNQLPFLKRWRIEGNAGNAQDGAATVANAPIHAGQPVRYVTLPGKRLAGLSARTTNAMEMSGQGSIGALWSRYFASEHIPAAEAARYGCYTDYADGIVGEYTILIGHEVGESELLPEEFDEVQLPPATYAVFTSRTGPMVEVVSEVWEAVWAWSHQS; this is encoded by the coding sequence ATGAACGTTACGGTATGTCAAAGCTGCGGTATGCCGCTCACAACACCTGCCCAATTCGGAACGGAAGCAGATGGAGGCACAACCCGTGAGTACTGTATCTATTGTTACAAGGATGGGAAGTTTGCACAGCCAGGAATTACACTTGAAGGCATGACGGAGATGTGCACCACCATTCTGAAGGAAGAGGGTATGGATGAGGAATCCGCTCGCTCGATGTTACGCAACCAACTGCCCTTTTTGAAACGTTGGCGTATTGAAGGAAATGCAGGAAACGCTCAGGACGGGGCAGCAACTGTCGCCAATGCACCTATTCATGCCGGGCAACCCGTTCGCTACGTCACCCTTCCGGGCAAACGCCTAGCCGGACTGTCCGCACGTACGACCAACGCGATGGAGATGAGCGGTCAAGGCAGCATCGGTGCGTTGTGGAGTCGTTATTTTGCCTCCGAACATATTCCGGCTGCTGAAGCTGCACGGTACGGCTGTTACACGGATTATGCGGATGGTATTGTCGGTGAATATACCATTTTGATCGGACATGAGGTCGGTGAGAGTGAACTGCTGCCTGAAGAATTTGATGAGGTGCAGCTACCTCCTGCTACTTATGCAGTGTTTACTTCGAGAACCGGACCGATGGTTGAAGTGGTCAGCGAAGTGTGGGAAGCCGTGTGGGCGTGGAGCCATCAGAGCTGA
- a CDS encoding aspartate/glutamate racemase family protein, with protein sequence MSTIACFHAHYSNISVIEQALTSYNLELVHYVDPGLDRLKHDEDFNSALVQEKLSQTLQWMSRCHADAILVTCTLFAAVLEQIQPLPIPVTGIDDSLLAMMVKHPKRYLLAFTNPATVEPTMARYHEYVDQHLAGKDKTELESVLLPGLFDMVMRGDQEGYVTALNEALQQLVLERKDTCLVAAQLSMAPAAKQASANAGVTIYTPLSLLGASLERDIGITKKI encoded by the coding sequence ATGAGCACTATTGCCTGTTTCCACGCGCATTACTCCAATATTAGTGTAATTGAACAAGCACTGACTTCCTATAATCTCGAACTGGTTCACTATGTAGACCCCGGTCTTGATCGGCTCAAGCATGATGAGGATTTCAATAGTGCCCTTGTTCAGGAAAAATTATCTCAGACACTGCAATGGATGAGCCGTTGTCACGCTGACGCTATTCTTGTGACATGCACCTTGTTCGCAGCCGTGCTGGAACAAATTCAACCGTTACCGATTCCGGTAACGGGTATTGACGATTCACTGCTCGCGATGATGGTAAAGCATCCGAAGCGGTATTTACTCGCGTTTACCAACCCCGCTACGGTAGAGCCAACGATGGCTCGATATCATGAGTATGTGGATCAACACTTGGCAGGAAAGGACAAGACGGAGTTAGAGTCTGTGTTACTCCCCGGTCTATTCGACATGGTCATGCGAGGCGACCAAGAAGGCTACGTCACAGCATTAAATGAAGCATTACAGCAGCTTGTTCTTGAACGCAAGGATACATGTCTTGTGGCTGCTCAGCTCTCCATGGCCCCTGCCGCCAAGCAGGCATCTGCCAATGCAGGTGTGACCATTTATACTCCGCTTTCATTATTGGGCGCGAGTCTGGAGCGGGATATCGGCATCACGAAGAAGATATAG
- a CDS encoding alpha/beta hydrolase, translated as MYPTSQSEAPLHTKVSDLPSSLSPRLIRFKHIIVALLLSVVFFLLFCFIALHGYIAWVLSNPTVAPVFSNPMQAKNMKYEDITFPAADGSRTMQGWYIPADDAASKTIIFSHGYGANREETWVPMYDLAHYAHQLGFNVVMFDYGFASQVNKAVATGGKAESQQLLGAIQFAKQRGAQELVVWGFSMGAGTALQTGLITKEVDAMILDSTFLLEPDTLYHNIHNQINLPRQPTLEIMKLLFPVLNGTGLQQIPYQEVKKEDYPFPIFFIHGTEDEKAPYPIAEQLAANQTNPYSDVWIVQDAHHELIFREHPKEYLRRVSTFLSHVTKTSSDDVQNTNSGE; from the coding sequence ATGTATCCAACATCCCAGAGCGAAGCCCCGCTGCATACAAAGGTGTCCGATCTGCCCTCTTCGCTGTCACCGAGGCTGATTCGGTTCAAACATATTATCGTAGCGTTGCTGCTCTCCGTTGTATTTTTCCTGCTATTTTGTTTTATTGCACTGCATGGGTATATCGCATGGGTACTATCCAATCCAACGGTAGCGCCTGTCTTTTCCAACCCGATGCAGGCCAAGAATATGAAGTACGAAGACATCACGTTCCCCGCAGCAGATGGCAGCCGGACGATGCAGGGATGGTATATACCTGCTGACGATGCCGCAAGCAAAACCATTATTTTCAGTCACGGCTATGGTGCCAATCGGGAAGAAACATGGGTACCCATGTATGATCTTGCACACTACGCCCATCAACTTGGTTTTAACGTGGTCATGTTCGATTATGGCTTCGCCTCACAGGTGAACAAAGCTGTAGCCACAGGTGGCAAAGCGGAGTCACAGCAATTGCTGGGTGCGATCCAGTTCGCCAAGCAGCGTGGTGCGCAGGAACTGGTTGTCTGGGGTTTCTCCATGGGTGCCGGTACGGCGCTTCAAACTGGACTGATTACAAAGGAAGTGGATGCAATGATTCTGGACAGTACGTTCCTGCTTGAGCCGGATACGCTGTACCACAACATTCATAACCAGATCAATCTCCCGCGTCAGCCTACACTGGAGATTATGAAGCTGTTGTTCCCTGTTCTGAACGGTACGGGATTGCAACAGATCCCATATCAGGAAGTGAAGAAGGAAGATTATCCGTTCCCGATTTTCTTCATTCATGGTACGGAAGATGAGAAAGCGCCTTACCCGATTGCAGAGCAGCTCGCTGCCAACCAGACCAATCCCTACTCGGATGTATGGATCGTTCAGGATGCACACCATGAGTTGATCTTCCGGGAGCATCCAAAAGAATATCTGCGCCGTGTCTCCACCTTCCTGAGTCATGTAACGAAGACAAGCAGTGACGATGTGCAGAACACGAATAGTGGAGAATAA
- a CDS encoding lipoate--protein ligase family protein yields the protein MSTPSHSEHPIQSDKSLQAEKHATLRLQIWETPLKRQGSSVLDAFAWEEVMCRRVGAGHLPVAHIWRHPDAFVAGLRDRRLPQAVEAMERIRSQGTAVCVRPSGGAAVPLNPGVVNVSLILPNPGHAINIHDDFREMASIIADSLTPWSNQAQTGEVQGAFCPGDYDVSVGGLKFCGIAQRRQAKAYIITAFIIVEGQGDQLAANVRQFYQHAAGGASEGYPDVQPGTMASLKELAGVPSAAAYTASLVRTLRNRYPQAEASRVLSVGAEEVRLTAEQMKLRYD from the coding sequence ATGAGTACACCTTCCCATTCAGAACATCCGATTCAGTCGGACAAGAGTCTACAAGCGGAGAAACATGCTACATTGCGTCTGCAAATCTGGGAGACACCACTTAAGCGACAAGGCAGTAGTGTACTCGACGCTTTTGCATGGGAAGAAGTCATGTGCAGGCGAGTTGGGGCAGGGCATCTGCCTGTTGCACATATATGGCGACATCCAGATGCCTTTGTAGCGGGTTTGCGTGACCGCAGGTTGCCACAGGCTGTAGAAGCGATGGAACGGATAAGGAGCCAAGGGACAGCGGTCTGTGTTCGACCTTCCGGTGGAGCAGCCGTACCCCTCAATCCAGGGGTAGTTAATGTGTCACTGATTCTGCCTAATCCCGGACATGCCATCAATATCCATGATGATTTCCGGGAGATGGCATCGATTATTGCCGACTCGCTAACGCCATGGTCGAATCAGGCGCAAACGGGTGAGGTTCAGGGTGCTTTTTGCCCGGGAGATTATGATGTCAGTGTAGGTGGGTTGAAATTCTGTGGGATTGCCCAGCGTAGACAGGCAAAGGCATATATTATTACTGCTTTTATCATCGTGGAAGGACAGGGAGATCAACTGGCAGCGAACGTGCGTCAATTTTACCAGCATGCAGCAGGTGGGGCGAGTGAAGGATATCCTGATGTTCAGCCAGGCACGATGGCAAGTCTGAAGGAGTTGGCAGGTGTTCCTTCTGCGGCAGCATATACCGCCTCTCTGGTTCGAACTCTGCGTAATCGCTATCCGCAGGCGGAAGCCAGCAGGGTGCTTAGCGTTGGCGCTGAAGAAGTACGTTTGACGGCTGAGCAGATGAAGCTGCGCTATGATTGA
- the folE gene encoding GTP cyclohydrolase I FolE, producing MAGVKDYMNSKVSDNREKIEYHVEQILKLIGEDSTREGLLETPARVTRMYEEIFGGYEVNPRDVLGVTFDENHEELVIVKDIVYYSQCEHHMAPFFGKVHIGYVPSGKIVGLSKMARLVEAVTRRLQVQERITSQIADILTEAVEPHGVMVVVEGEHLCMCSRGVKKPGSKTVTSAVRGSFRENPAQRAEFLSLVKD from the coding sequence GTGGCTGGCGTTAAAGATTATATGAATTCAAAAGTATCCGACAATCGGGAAAAGATCGAGTATCATGTAGAGCAGATCCTGAAATTGATCGGAGAAGATAGTACACGTGAAGGTCTGCTTGAAACGCCTGCACGTGTGACCCGTATGTACGAAGAAATCTTTGGCGGATATGAAGTAAACCCGCGCGATGTGCTCGGTGTCACGTTTGACGAGAATCATGAAGAACTGGTTATCGTCAAGGATATCGTCTACTACAGTCAGTGTGAGCACCATATGGCGCCGTTCTTCGGCAAGGTGCACATTGGGTATGTACCAAGCGGCAAGATTGTTGGTTTGAGCAAAATGGCTCGTCTGGTCGAAGCGGTAACACGTCGCCTGCAAGTTCAGGAACGTATTACTTCACAGATCGCTGACATTCTGACAGAAGCTGTCGAGCCTCACGGCGTTATGGTCGTGGTGGAAGGCGAGCACTTGTGCATGTGTTCCCGCGGCGTGAAGAAACCGGGAAGCAAGACGGTAACGTCTGCTGTACGTGGTTCTTTCCGTGAGAATCCGGCACAACGTGCAGAGTTCCTGTCTTTGGTAAAAGATTAA
- a CDS encoding HD domain-containing phosphohydrolase, whose product MKYVNVESVEAGELLGKTVYSSNGTVLLSSGVQLTVYMVNTLKRIGVTMLYIQDEAYKDVDTEDILDETTKRAIINEMSVTLESIRSGKDWSPRKVALSIEKLLNDVLNGRELLVQLTDIRTKDNAQYVHAMNVCLLSSVIGLNMGLNYNQLKDLAVGALLHDIGKVGEPPGSGSAANSSLHHTWRGFEVIKNKREFSLLVAHTALQHHEHVDGTGMPRGIKGSDIHLFARIVSVANIYDNLINGLSKDSLLPHEACEEMMALSGTKLDRDILIEFNKSVSVYPNGTAVRLSTKETGVIVRQHRGLPGRPVIRVARGSTRYSLDVVEIDLAQHTTVFIEAVMT is encoded by the coding sequence ATGAAGTATGTAAACGTGGAGAGCGTGGAAGCGGGGGAGCTTCTGGGCAAGACGGTATATTCCAGTAACGGCACGGTACTGCTGTCTTCCGGAGTCCAGCTCACCGTATACATGGTCAATACGCTGAAGCGTATTGGCGTGACCATGCTATACATCCAGGATGAAGCGTACAAAGATGTGGATACAGAAGACATTCTGGATGAAACCACGAAACGGGCAATAATTAACGAGATGAGTGTTACACTCGAATCCATTCGCTCGGGGAAAGATTGGAGTCCCAGGAAGGTTGCCCTCAGTATAGAAAAGTTGCTGAACGATGTACTGAACGGGCGTGAACTGCTGGTACAGCTCACCGATATCCGTACCAAAGACAATGCACAGTATGTTCATGCGATGAATGTATGTTTGTTGTCTTCGGTCATCGGACTAAATATGGGACTCAATTATAATCAACTGAAGGACCTTGCTGTGGGGGCATTATTGCATGATATTGGCAAAGTGGGGGAACCTCCTGGCAGTGGCTCTGCTGCGAATTCTTCGTTGCACCATACATGGCGTGGATTCGAAGTAATTAAAAACAAACGGGAGTTCAGTCTGTTGGTTGCCCATACAGCTCTGCAACATCATGAGCATGTAGATGGCACAGGCATGCCGAGAGGGATCAAGGGCAGTGACATCCATCTGTTCGCGAGAATTGTTAGTGTGGCTAATATCTATGATAATCTCATTAATGGGTTATCCAAGGATAGTTTGTTGCCACATGAGGCCTGTGAAGAGATGATGGCGTTGTCGGGTACGAAGCTGGATCGGGACATTCTAATTGAGTTTAACAAGAGTGTATCCGTGTATCCCAACGGTACAGCGGTACGACTGTCTACCAAAGAGACTGGAGTCATCGTGCGTCAACATCGGGGATTGCCCGGCAGACCTGTGATCAGGGTGGCGCGCGGTAGTACGCGTTATTCTCTGGATGTGGTTGAAATCGATCTGGCGCAGCATACAACCGTTTTCATTGAAGCTGTCATGACATAG
- the lepB gene encoding signal peptidase I, translating into MPEQPGKSWVVELWDWVKTIVVAFVIMMLLNLFVFNLSMVKGQSMQPTLVERDRLFVNKIVYHLGAPSRSDVIVLRDPSEGVEKKDFLVKRIVGLPGDTIEVKDHHLYVNGERQAETYTDIEVQDPDFGPITLAPDHFFVMGDNRHEGKSKDSRVFGSITSDQIVGKAEFIFWPFSELKKL; encoded by the coding sequence ATGCCTGAACAACCGGGGAAATCCTGGGTTGTCGAGCTGTGGGACTGGGTCAAAACGATAGTGGTTGCTTTTGTAATCATGATGCTGCTGAACCTGTTTGTGTTTAACCTGTCGATGGTCAAAGGACAGTCCATGCAGCCGACACTGGTTGAGCGGGATCGCCTTTTTGTCAACAAAATCGTATATCATCTGGGTGCGCCTTCCCGATCCGATGTGATTGTACTTCGTGATCCAAGCGAAGGTGTGGAGAAGAAGGATTTTCTGGTGAAACGGATCGTCGGACTTCCGGGAGATACCATTGAGGTCAAGGATCACCATCTGTATGTGAACGGCGAGCGGCAAGCGGAGACGTACACCGATATTGAAGTGCAAGACCCGGATTTTGGCCCAATTACACTTGCGCCGGATCATTTCTTCGTGATGGGGGATAATCGTCATGAAGGCAAAAGTAAGGATAGCCGAGTGTTTGGCAGTATTACATCTGACCAGATTGTGGGCAAGGCTGAATTTATTTTCTGGCCGTTTTCTGAATTGAAGAAATTGTAA
- a CDS encoding GNAT family N-acetyltransferase: MHVRSFQLSDASQMTELLQVALSEECYENTMGPFARQLSWDSDLIMVAEEEGDLVGALIGTIDQNQGCIYRIAVHPDYRRRGVGKTLVEAMEQRFQQRKVSQVWVAGDEHNKVAMPLYEAMGYGANQIMSAFQNLSILSKA; this comes from the coding sequence ATGCACGTTCGTTCCTTTCAGTTGAGTGATGCAAGCCAGATGACGGAGCTTCTCCAGGTTGCACTATCGGAAGAGTGTTATGAGAACACGATGGGCCCGTTTGCCCGTCAATTGTCATGGGATTCTGACCTGATCATGGTTGCGGAAGAAGAGGGAGACCTCGTCGGCGCTTTGATCGGTACGATTGATCAAAACCAGGGTTGCATCTACCGTATTGCGGTTCATCCAGACTATCGTCGCCGTGGAGTCGGCAAAACACTTGTCGAGGCTATGGAACAAAGGTTCCAGCAGCGTAAAGTCAGCCAGGTATGGGTGGCGGGTGATGAGCACAACAAAGTAGCCATGCCTCTATATGAAGCTATGGGTTACGGTGCCAATCAGATTATGAGCGCTTTCCAAAATCTTAGTATTTTGTCTAAAGCTTAG